ACGCTTTGGCTGGTGTTGGCAGCGGTCGTCACCATGTACATCGTGCTCGGGGTGCTCTACGAAAGCACCATCCACCCCATCACCATCCTATCCACGCTGCCCTCGGCCACCGTCGGCGCGCTGCTGGCCCTGCTCGTCAGCGGCCGCCCGCTGGACCTGATCGCGGTGATCGGCATCGTGCTGCTCATCGGCCTAGTGAAGAAGAATGGGATCATGATGGTGGACTTCGCCCTGGATGCGCAGCGCCGCCTCGGGCTGCCCGCGCACGAGGCCATCCGGTGTGCCGCGCTGCTGCGCCTGCGCCCCATCCTCATGACGACGCTGGCCGCCCTGGTGGGCGCACTGCCCCTCATGCTCGCACAGGGCTCGGGCGCGGAGTTGCGCCAGCCGCTGGGCATCGTGATGGTGGGCGGGCTGGTGGTCAGCCAGGTGCTCACGCTCTTCACCACCCCCGTGGTGTATCTTTATTTCGACCGGCTGGGGCAGAGGCTCTCGCGCCGCCGTGCGGCCTGGCAGGACGGCACGGCGGGCAGCGGGCCATGAACCTGGCGCGCCTGTGCATCCGCCGCCCGGTGGCCACCTCGCTGCTGTCGCTGGCGCTGGTGCTCATGGGCCTGCTGGCTTGGCGGCTGCTGCCCGTGGCGGCGCTGCCGCAGGTGGACTACCCCGTCATCCGCGTGAGCGCCAGCCTGCCCGGCGGCAGCCCCGAAAGCATGGCCGCCACCGTGGCCGCCCCGCTGGAGCGCGCCCTCGGTGCGATTGCCGGCGTGGCGGCCATCTCGTCCAGCAGCAACCAGGGCACGACAGAGGTGAAGCTCGAGTTCGTGCTGGGCCGCGACCTGGATTCGGCCGCGCGCGACGTGCAGGCGGCGATCAACGCAGTGCGCAGCCAGTTGCCGGCGGGCATGAAGGGCAACCCGACCTTCCGCAAGATCCAGTCGTCCCAGCGGCCCATCGTGGTGCTGGCGCTGTCGTCGCCGGACCTCGCGCCCTCGGCGCTGTACGACGCCGCCTCCACGATCCTGGCGCAGAAGATCGCGCAGGTACCGGGTGTGTCCGATGTCTCGGTCGGGGGCGCCTCGCTGCCAGCGGTGCGGGTGCAGCTCGATCCGGGCGCCCTGGCGCACCAGGGGCTGTCGCTGGACGAAGTGCGGTCGGCCATCGTGCGGGCCGGCTCGGTGCAGCCCCTGGGCGCGGTGGAAGAAGGCGCCCACCACTGGCCCCTGGCGCTGGATGGCGCGCCGGCCCGGGCGGCCGACTACGAGTCGCTCGTGGTGCGCTGGGCCGAGAACGCCCCGGTGCGACTGTCCGACGTGGCGCGGGTGACCGACTCCACCGAGAACCGCTACAGCAGCGGCTTCCACAACGAGTGCGATGCCGTCATCCTGCAGGTGCGGCGCCAGCCGGGCGCCAATACGGTGGCGACCGTGGACGCGATCCGCGCGCAGCTGCCCTACCTGCGCACGCTGGTGCCTGCGAGCGCGCGGCTGGACATCGTCGTCGAGCGTTCGCAGGGCATCCGGGCCACGCTGCGCGAGGCGCATCTCACGCTCGCGCTCTCGGTGGCGCTGGTGGTGGCCGTGGTGGCGGCCTTCCTCGGGCGGCTGCGCACGGCGCTCATTCCCACCGTGGCGATCCCGGTGTCGCTCATCGGCACGTTCACGGTGATGTACCTGGCGGGCTTTTCGCTCAACAACCTGTCGCTCATGGCCCTCATCGTGGCGGCCGGCCTGGTGGTGGACGACGCCATCGTGGTGCTGGAAAACGTGGAGCGCTACATCGAGCGCGGCATGACGCCGTTGCGCGCCGCGCTGCGCGGCGCGGGCGAAGTGGGTTTCACGCTGGTGGCGATGACGCTCGCCCTCGTGGTGGTCTTCGTCTCGATCCTGTTCATGGGCGGCGTGGTGCAGCGGCTGTTCCGCGAGTTCTCCATCACGCTGGCGGCGGCGGTGGTGATCTCGCTGGTGGTGTCCCTGACGCTCACGCCCGTGCTGTGCGCCTATGGCCTGCGCGGGCAGCGCAGCGCACGCCAGGCACAGGCGCGGCATGCCTGGGCCGCTCGCGTGGGGGCCGCCAGCGCCGCGATGCTGGCCGACCTGCGCCACGGCTACGACCGCAGCCTGGGCTGGGCGCTGCGCCACAGCTTCGTGGTGCTGCTCGCATTCCTGGCCGTGGTAGGCGTGAACGTGTGGCTCTACCAGTCGCTGCCCAAGATCATGATGCCGCGGCAGGACACCGGCATCGTCCACGCTTTCATCCGCGGCGACGATGGCTTTTCGTTCCAGGTGATGCAGCCGAAGATCGAGGCCTACCGCCGTCTGCTGCTGGCTGACCCGGCCGTGGCCCACGTGGCCGGCACCAGCGGCGGCAGCGGCAGCATCGCCAACAGTTTTTTCATCGTCAGCCTCAAACCCCTGGCGGAGCGTGGCGGCGAGCCGACGCAAGCCGTGGTCAACCGGCTTCGCGAGAAGGCGCCAGCCGTGCCGGGCGGGGTGCTGAGCCCCAGCATCGAGCAGGACATCCAGATCGGCGGCGTGTCGTTCGGCGAGGCCGAGACGGCCGTCATCCTGCGCTCGGGCGAAGTTCGCTCGCTGCGCACCTGGGCCCGGAAGGTGTCGCTGGCCATGGGCGAGGCACCGGAATTCACCGACGTGCAGGCCGTGAGCGACGGTGGCGCGCAGCAGGTGGTGGTGGACATCGACCGCGAGGCCGCGCAGCGGCTGGGGGTGGACATGCAGGCCGTGGCGTCCGTGTTGAACAACTCCTACGCCCAGCGCCAGGTGACCACGCTGTACGACCGGCTCAACCAGTACCGCGTGGTGATGGAGGTGGACCCGCGCTTCACTTCGCAGCCGCAATCGCTGGCGCAGATGCAGGTGCTCACCCCGAACGGATCGCGCGTGCCGCTCACGGCCTTTGCCACGTGGCGCTACGGGCTGGCGGAGGACCAGGTGTGGCACGACGCTCTGTTCGCGTCGATGTACATCGGCTACAGCCTCGCCCCCGGCGTGACGCAGGAGCAGGGCCAGCGTGCACTCAACGCCGTGATGGCGCGCGTCATGCTGCCCGCCTCGGTGCACCTGGCACCGTCCGGGGAAGACGCGGCACGGGCCGGCGCGGTGCGCTCGCAGCCCTGGCTCATCCTGGGCGTGGTGCTGGCCGTGTACCTGGTGCTTGGGGTGCTGTACGAGAGCCTGGTGCACCCGCTCACGATCCTCTCCACCGTCCCGCCGGCGGGCGTTGGCGCGCTGCTGGCGTTGTGGCTGACCAACACGCCGTTCAGCCTCATGGCGCTGCTGGGGCTGTTTCTGCTCATCGGCGTGGTCATGAAGAACGCCATCCTGATGATCGACTTCGCGCTCGACGCCCAGCGCCGCGAGGGGTTGCCGCCACAGCAGGCGATCCGCCGTGCGGCGGCGCTGCGGCTGCGCCCGATCCTGATGACCAATCTGGCAGGCCTGCTCGGCGCGCTGCCCCTGGTGCTCGGCACGGGCGAAGGCTCCGAGCTGCGGCGACCCCTGGGCCTGGCCATCATGGGGGGGCTAGCGGTCAGCCAGTTGCTCACGCTGTACACCACCCCTGTCATCTACTACGGCCTGGAGCGCTGGCGCCAGCGGTGGCTGGCAAGGGGTGCGAAGCCCGTACCCGGCGCGCCATGAAAAAGAAAAAGGGCGCCTGGTGGGGCGCCCTTGATGGGGAGACTTCGCGGCCGGTCCGGCCGCCGATCTCAGTAGTAGCGGCGGATGTTGTCCACGGCGATGCCGTTCATGGCACGGCTCAGGTCGGCCATGATGCGGGCGTCGTACAGTGCGGCGTTCCAGGTCTTTTCGTCTTCGGCTTCACGGCGGCGGGCTTCGGCCCAGGCCTTGTAGCCGGAGCGCAACACGGCGCTGGCGCGGCGGGCGGGACCGGCCAGGAGGGCCAGCGCGGCGAAGGCGATCACCCACATGACCATCCAGGCGGCCAGCATGTGGCCTTCGGCGCGGGTGTCGACCACTTGGTTGGCGACCACCAGCACGGCGGCCACGACGGCGGCCAGCAGGAGGGAGGATGCGCCCCGTGCGCCGTCCAGGCTGGCGGCAGCGCCCTTCAGGGAAGCGGCGAAGCGCTCTGCGCGCTGCACGCCGGGGTGTTCGGTGCGGTATTCGATGTGTACAAAATTTGCCATGATGAGGACCCTTTTCAGACGCTTTTGGCGAAATTGCCGGGCGAATGGGTGAATCTTAGGGTTTACCCCATAGCTGTTCCACTTTATATTTTGAATCTCAGTCATTCATTGAGGTGATGGTTCAACATGCTGCCTCTCAACTTCCGCTCGCTCGACCTGAACCTGCTGCGCGTGTTCGATGAGGTGATGACCGAGCGCAACCTCACCCGTGCAGCGCACAAGCTGTCGCTCACCCAGCCGGCCGTGAGCAACGCCCTGCGGCGCCTGCGCGAGGTGCTGGGCGACGATCTGGTGGTGCGCAGCGGGCAGGGCGTGCAGCCCACGCCCCGGGCGCTCACGCTGTGGCCGCCGGTGCGGCAGGCCTTGGCGCAGTTGCAACAGTCGCTGGCGCCGGGGGATTTCGACCCTGCCACCGCCAGTTCCACGTTCGTATTGGCCATGGCCGACGCCACGGGCGCCACGCTGATCCCGCCGCTGGTGGAGATCATCGAGCGCGAGGCGCCCGGGGTGTCTGTGCGCGTGGTGCCGCTCACCACGCGCGACCCGCGCAGCATGCTGGACGACGAATCCGCCGACATGGCCGTGGGCTACTTCCCCGCGGTGATGGCCGACCTGACCGCGCGCGCCCAGACCGACAGCGTGGTGGCCTTTGAAAGCGTGCGCCTGTACGACGGCGAATACGTGTGCGTGATGCGCCACGGCCACCCGCTCGCTCAGGTGCCGATGACGCTCGACCTGTACTGCAACGCGCGCCACCTGCTGGTGAGCTTTTCCGGCAAGCCCTACGGCTTCATCGACGAGGCGCTCACCGCGCTGGGCCGCGAGCGGCGCATCGTGCTCACGGTGAACCAGTTCTTCACCGCTGGGCGCGTGGTGACCACCACCGACCTGCTCACCGTGCTGCCGCGCCACTTCGTGGGCGTGGCCAGCATCGCCGGCGAACTGGTGTGGCGCCCGCTGCCCATGCCGCTGCCCACGGTGCATGTCGATGCGCTGTGGCACCGCCGCCGCCTGCACGATGCGGCCCACCGCTGGCTGCGGGGCGCGATGGTGCGCTCGGCACTGCCTACGGCCCGGCGCCCTCCCGTGGCCTGACGGCGGCACCGCGCCAGCCTCCACAATCGGCGGCATGAAGATTCAACTGCTGTCCGATCTGCACCTGGAAGCCCACCCTGCCTTCGCCCCCAGCCCCGCCCCGGGCGCCGACGTGCTCGTGCTGGCCGGCGACATCGGCTCCTACCAATCCGGCTCGCAGCTGGCCGACGACGACTTCGGGCTGGCGCGCTTTTCCCCGCTGCCGCAGTTCGCCGGCTGGCCTACGCCGGTGCTGTTCGTGCCCGGCAACCATGAATACGACATGCAGGACTTCGATGCCGCCCAGCAGCGCCTGCGCCAGGTGTGCGACCGCCTGGGCCTGGTCTGGCTGGAACGCGAAAGCGTGGTGCTGGAGGGCGTGCGCTTCGTCGGCACCACCCTCTGGAGCGATTTCGACGCGCTGGCCGAGGACGAGGGCAGCACCGACCTCGCTCGCCGCCTGCGCCAGCGCGAGAAGGCCTTTCGCGCCGCCAACTTCTACCTGCGCAAGACCGGCGGCACCCGCAGCGGCGAGCCTTTCCTGGCCGAGCCGATGCGCGAGCAGTCCCTGGCCTGCCAGGCCTGGCTGCGCGACGCGCTCGCGCGCCCGTTCGACGGTCCCACCGTGGCCGTGACGCACTTCGCCCCCAGCCTGAAAAGCGCCGACCCGCGCTACGGGTTGATTCCCGGCACCGCGGGGTTCTGCAATGCGCTGGACGATCTGCTGCCCCATGCCCAGCTGTGGATGCACGGCCACCTGCATTCGCCGAGCGACTACACGGTGCAGGGCGCGCGGGCCGATGGCACGCCCTGGCGCTGCCGCGTGGTGGCCAACCCGCTGGGCTATGCCCGCAAGGGCGAGCAGGACACCTTCTCGCCGCATTTCACCGCCACCGTATGATCGTTCACAGGTGCCGGCTTCCACGCCGGCGCTTTCGCCGCGCAGGGCATACAAAGATGACGCAGGTCAAGACAACAGGCGCACGCGCAGATTAGTCTGGTCCCTTCTCTTTCGGAGACGTCTTCATGAACATCCTCCTCGCCGTCGACGGCAGCCCGTACACCAAGAAAATGCTCGCCTACCTCGCCACCCACGAGGAACTGCTGGCCGGCACGCACGATTACACCGTGGTGACCGTGCAGCCCGCCCTGCCGCCCCGCGCCCGCGCGGCCCTGGGCAAGGAAACCGTCGAGAAGTACCACGCCGAAGAGGCCGAGAAAATCATCGGCCCGGTGGTCAAGTTCCTCGCCCGCCACGGGGTGGTCGCCCAGCGGATCGTGAAGACCGGCCCCATCGGCGAAACCCTCGGCAAGGTGGCGGACACCGGAAAGTTCGACCTGCTCGTGATGGGCTCGCACGGCCACGGCGCGCTCGGCAAGCTGGTGATGGGCTCGGTCAGTACCCAGGTGCTGGCGAACAGCCAGGTGCCGGTGCTGCTGGTGCGCTGACCCCTTGCTGCGCGGCCAGGCCGCCGAAGCACGTCTCCACCGCCCAGTCGAGGATGCGCGCATCGGTGTACTGGCCGGTGGCGCGCAGCATGGCCGGCAGCGGGTCGGCCGAACGGGCCAGCAGCGCCCACAGCACCACGTCGGGCGGCCACTGGGCGTTCAGCTGGCCGGCCTCCTGGGCTTCCACGATCCAGGTGGTGATCCGCGCGCTGGCGGTCTGCAGCGACGCCTGGTAGCGCTCGCAGTCGCGCAGCGGCCCGGCCAGGCCGGAATTGCGGCTCAGCAGCAGGGGCATCTCGTCGGTCAGCTGCAGCGACAGCATCCAGCGCAGCAGCGCCTGCAGGCGCTCGATGGCGGACTGGCCGGGCGGCACGCTCTGCAAAAACCCTTGCAGCCGGTCCACGGCATGCACCATGGCGGCGGCGCACAGGTCGTCCTTGCCGGCGAAGTGCTTGTACAGGCTGGCCTTGGCCACGCCCACTTCGGCGGCCACGTCGTCCAGCGTCATGGCCTCGAAGCCCTTTTCGCCGAGCAGGCGGCCCGCCGCCGCCACGATGGCCTCTTCCCGTGCCTGGTGCATTTGCGCCTTGAAGGAGGGGCGGGACGGGGGCGTGTTCATGCGGCGCATCTTAGCGACCGGCCGCAGCCCCCGGTACCGGGACAGCCCGGGGCCTACACCGCCAGCATGCGGGCCGCGGTGCGGGTCAGCGCCTCGGACAGCGCATCCAGCACCTCCGATTCGAGGTTCCAGCAGTGCCAGTACAGCTGGATCGGCAGCGAATGGCCGGGCGCCAGGTCCACCAGGCTGCCGTCGGCCAGCGCCCCGCGCACCAGCAACTCGGGCACCACGCCCGCGCCCCAGCCGGCGGTGGCGGCGCGCACCTGGCCTTCGGAGCTGGGCACGAACAGGTGGTGCAGCGCCACGCGCTTGAGGCCGAAGGCGCGCATCACGAACTCGGCCTGCATGTCGTCCTTGCGGTTGAACGACAGGAACGGCACGTCGCGGAAGTTGTGCGGCGTGAGCCCGTGCGGCAGGTAGCGCGCCGCGAGCGCCGGCGAGGCCACGGCCACGTAATGCATGGCCCCCAGCGGCACCACCTTGCAGCCGCGCAGCGCCTGCTTGAGCGTGGTGACGCAGCCCAGCACCTGGCCCGAGCGCAGCCACTCCTGCGTGAAATCCTGGTCGTCCACGATGATCTCGACGGGCAGGCGCTGGCGCACCAGATCGTGCAGCGCCTCCAGCGCCCAGGTGGCAATGCTGTCGGCGTTGATGGCAATCGAGATGCGCTCGTCCTCGCGCGCGCCGCCGGGGGCGCTCGGGGCGAGTTCCTGCAGGTCGCGCTCCAGGTCGGCGCGCAGCAGGCGCAGCTGCTTGGTGTGCTTGAGCAGCAACTGGCCGGCGGTGGTGGGCTTGAGCGGCCGGCTGCGCACGATGAGCACCGAGCCCACCTGCGCCTCCAGGGCGCGCAGCCGCTGCGAGACGGCCGACTGCGTGACGTTCAGGCGCTGGGCGGCGCGCTCGAAACCGCCCTCCTCCACGATGGCGGCCAGGCATTCCAGTGCGGCGGGATCGAAGCTGCTCATGGGCGTGCGTGCATTAGAGGTTCTGATGAATTTGGATGAAGTTTAATTTTGCTTTTAATTCGCCGCAACGCGATCCACACTTCGGCCCATGAAAACCATCGTCTTGGGCGCCGGCATCATCGGCATCAGCACCGCCTGGCATCTGCTCGAGCGCGGCCATGAAGTCACCGTCGTGGACCGCCAGCCCGGCGCGGCGCTGGAGACCAGCTTCGCCAACGCGGGGCAGATCTCGGTGAGCTACTGCGAGCCCTGGGCCAACCGCGATGCGCCGCTCAAGGCGCTCAAGTGGATGTTCGACAAGGAAGCACCGCTGCTGTTTCGCCCGCAGCTCGATTGGGACCAATGGCGTTGGGGCCTGAAATTCCTCGCGCAATGCAACGATGCGGCGTTCGAGCGCAACGTGCAGCAGATCGTGGCCCTGGGCGCCTACAGCCATGCCGCCCTGAAGGACGTGGTGCGTGCCACCGGCATCGAATACCACCGGCTGGAGCGCGGCATCGCCCACTTCTACACCGACCAGAAATCGTTCGACGCCGCCGGCCACGCGGTCGAGGTGATGCGCCGGCACGGCGTGCAGCGCCGCCTGGTCAGCCGCGACGAGCTGCTGCAGATCGAGCCGGCCTTCCGCGCCTACGGCGACCACATCACCGGCGGCACCTACACCAGCACCGACGAAAGCGGCGACGCCCGCCTGTTCACGCAGGAGCTCGCGCGCCGCTGCGCCGAGCGCGGCGTGCAGTTCCTCTACGGCCACGACGTGGTGCGCCTGAACCAGGCCGGTGGCGCTATCGAATCCGTAGCTGTCCGCGCACGAAACACTAACGCTGGAGGTCAGAAAGACCAAAACCTCACCGCCCATGCGATCGTCGTCGCCTGCGGCACCTACAGCGCCCCGCTGCTGCGCACCGTGGGCGTGGACCTGCCGATCTACCCCGGCAAGGGCTACAGCGCGACCTTCCCGCTGCTGCGGCCCGAGGGCGCGCCGCTGGTCTCGACCATCGACGACGGCAAGAAGATCGCCATGAGCCGCCTGGGCAACGTGCTGCGCGTGGCCGGCACCATCGAGCTGGGCGGCTACGACCTGTCGCTGGACAGCCCCCTGGCGCGGGCGCGCTGCCACATGCTGTCGCGCCGCATCGAGGCCATCCTGCCCGGCGTGTGCGACACCCGCACGCCCGAGGAAGGCGGCGACCCGCAGTACTGGACCGGCCTGCGCCCGGCCACGCCCACCAACATTCCGTTCATCGGCCGCACGCGCGTGGGCAAGCTGTGGGTCAACGCGGGCCACGGCACGCTGGGCTGGACGCACGGCGCGGGTTCCGGCAAGGCGGTGGCCGAGCTGATCAGCGGCGAGCGGCCGGCCATGGCCTTCGGCTTCCTGGGCCAGGGCGTGGCCGCGGGTGCCGCCGCGTCCGCCCCGGTCGCGGCCTGACCGGGGGGGCGGCGAATCCGGCCGGCGCTACCATGCCGGGCATGCCTTCCCACACCCTGTTCCTCACCACCTCCACCCGCGAGCCCGGCCATGTCGGCAACACCGAATGGCTGGCGCGGCAGGCCGCCGCGGCCCTGCCGGCGGACACCGTTCAGACCTGGCTGAACCTCGCGCGGATGGAGCTGCCGCCCTTCGTGGACCGGCGCCACACCACCGGCGAGTACCCCGCCCCCACCGGCGACATGAAGACGCTGCTGGAGGCCACGCTCGCGGCGACCGACATCGTGTTCGTCGCACCCGTGTACTGGTACAGCATTCCCTCGCCGCTCAAGACCTACCTGGACCACTGGAGCGGCTGGATGCGCATTCCGGGCCAGCCGTTCAAGGAGCCCATGGCGGCCAAGACGCTGCGGCTCATCACCACCAGCGGCGACCGCGCCAAGGCGCAGCCCATGATCGATTCGGTGCGGCTGTGCGCGCAGTTCCTGGCCATGCCCTGGGGCGGCGCCCTGTGGGGCAAGGGCGGCTCGCCCGGCGCGGTGCAGTCCGATGCGCAGGCCCTGGCATCGGCTGCTACATTTTTAATAGCATAACGCCCTAGTCGAATCTGCGCTGGAGGCTATTTTTGCGGTGATGCCTGGCCGTCCACGACGGCCAGGTGCTCGTCCATCCAGCGCAGCAGGTCGCGCCACATCACGCGCACCTCGTCGTCCTGCGGCATGCGCAGCTCGTGCTGCAGCTCGATGGTGACCACGGGCAGGCCCAGGTGCACGCTGCCGTAGTGCCCGAGCGAGCCCGGGAAGATGCCCAGCTGGTCCAGCCGCAGGCGCCCCAGCCGGCTGGGTGGCGGCTGCGGGCCGTCGAAGTCGAGCACGCCGTAGGGCGCATGGATGCTGACCACCAGATCGGGCTCGAACTGAGCCATCTGCGTGTGCAGGAACTGCGATTCGGGCTCGGACAGCGCCGCGGGGCCGGGCCAGCGGCGGGGGTCGCGGCGGGTGCGCTTTTCCCAGTAGATGGGGGCGTCACGCTCCCAGTTGGGGGTGGGGAAGTTGCGGTTCAGGTCCACGCCGCGCGCGTTCACCCGGGTGGCGGGCTTGGCGAGCATGCCGTCCGGGTTCAGCGCGGGGATGAACCGCCAGTGCACCGGCCGCCGCGTGGGCAGCAGGCGCGTTTCGGCGAACCCGATCCAGCGCAACGCGAGCGACGCCGCTGTGGGCTCGTCGCCATGCATGGCGCCCACCACCAGCACGCGCAGCGGCACCGTGCCCGGGGCCAGGCCGGCCGGCGGCACGTCGCGCCAGTACAGGGGGATGCCGTTGCGCGACAGCGCGCCGCTGGGCACCAGGTGGGCGGACTGGCACTGGGCCTTGGAGATGCCGGGCAGGCGCGGCAGGAGCAGCGGGCAGGCGGTGTCGGGCTCCGCGGCGGCGGTGCCCACGGCGGCCGTGCCGGGCGGCGATGGCGCCGGGGCCGGTGCGGGCGCCGCCTTGTGCGGCGCGCCGGGGCCGGCATGGGAAGGGGCCACGCCCCGCTCCGGCGTGCGGGCCTGCGGCAAGGGCGCCTCCGGAGACCGGGGCTGCACGATCACGGCCGACTGGATGCCGGCCATGCGGGCAGGCACCGTCACCTGGGCGGTGGCCGGCCCCTCGCCGAGCGGCACGCGCGCGCCGCCCACCAGGTCCGGGTTCCAGATGCGCGTGCCCATCAGCGCCAGGGCCAGCGCCGCCCCCAGGGGCAGCAGCCAGGGCAGGGCGGCCGCGGCGGCGCCGCGCGGCGTGCGGTCGGCGGCGCTCAATGCAGCACCCGCTCGGAAGCAGCCAGGAACGCCAGCAGCGCGCCGTCGAAGCCGTCGGGGTCTTCCAGCTGCGGCCAGTGGCCGACGTGGGGCAGGTCCAGGTGGCGCGCATCGGGCAGCACCTGCGCCAGCGCCTGCAGCGCCTCGGGCGGGGTGCAGCGGTCCTGCTCGCCGCCCAGCAGCAAGGTGGGCATGTGCAGGCGCGACAGCTCGGCCGCGCTGCGCGCGAACGTGGGCAGCGCCTCCAGCGCGCGGCGGTAGGCCGAGCGGTGCACCTGGCCCATGGCGTGGCCGGCCAGGCGCACGCCCTCGGGCAGTGCGCCGGTGCCGATGTGGCGCGGCACCAGGCGCTGGGCGATCTGCTCCATCGACTGGCCGGCGTCCAGCTCGGCCAGGCGCGGCGCCACCCATTCGTCCAGGCTGTGCGCATCCAGGGCCGGCCCGCCGCTGCACAGCACCAGCCGGCGCACCAGCGAAGGCTCGCGCAGCGCCACCTCGATGGCGATCATGGCGCCCAGGCCGTGGCCCACCAGCACGGCGGGGCCGCACTGCAGCGCCTGCAGCAGCTGCACGCAGCTGTTGGCCAGGCCCTTGAAGCTGTAGGGCTCGATGGGGGCGCTGCGGCCGTAGCCGGGCATGTCCCAGGCCACGGCGCGGTAGCCGGCCGTCGCCAGGGTCTCGACCTGGGGAGCGAAAGTGAGGTGGTCGCCGTCCGCGTCGTGCAGCATGAGCACGGTGGGTCCGGATCCGAGGGTCGTGAAAGTGGGTAGAAGGGCCATGAAGAGAACGGCAGGCGCCGCGGCCGCCGGCAGCAAATCGCCAGGCGCCGGACCATAATAGCCGACCCCTTCCCTCCGGCCGCCCGCGCCCGCGCCTTCGTGAACAGCCCCCTGCACCGCCCCATCGCCGCCCGTCCGCCCGGTTTCTCCACGCGCGAGTTCCGCGATGCGCTGGGCATGTTCGCCACGGGCGTGACCATCGTCACCGCGCGCGGCCCGGACGGCGGGCTCATCGGCCTCACGGCCAGCTCCTTCAATTCGGTGTCGCTGCAGCCCCCGCTGGTGCTGTGGAGCCTGGCGCACAAGGCCTCCACGCTGACCGCCCTGTCGGCCGGCTCCCACTACGCGATCAACGTGCTGGCGGCCGACCAGCGCGCCCTGGCCGAGCGCTTCGCCTCGCGCGGGGTGGACCGCTGGGCCGGCGTGGCCCACCAGCCGGGCATCGCGGGCGCCCCCGTGCTGGACGGCGCCGCGGCGGTGTTCGAGTGCTTCAACCGCAGCCAGTACGTGGAGGGCGACCACACGATCTTCGTGGGCGAGGTGGAGCGCTGCAGCCACCGCACGGGCGCCTCGCCGCTGCTCTACCACGGCGGCACGTTCTACACCGAGCACCCGCTGGGTGCCGCGCCCGCGCTGCAGGCCGAGATCCGCAAATGACGGCGCCGCGGGCCCTTCGAGGGGGCACCGCGGCGCGGCGGGGACCGAACGGCCAGGGCGGCGGCTATTTCACGCCGTCGGGCAGCTCGATCTTGACCTCCAGCACTTCCAGGTTGTCCTGGCGCTCCAGGTGCACCTTGATGTCGTCGGCGTGGATCGACACGTACTTGGAGATCACCGCCACCAGTTCGCGCTGCAGCGCGGGCAGGTAGTCGGGCGTGGAGGCGTTGCGGCCGTTGCGTTCGTGCGCGAGGATGATCTGCAGGCGCTCCTTG
This region of Acidovorax sp. GBBC 1281 genomic DNA includes:
- a CDS encoding D-amino acid dehydrogenase, yielding MKTIVLGAGIIGISTAWHLLERGHEVTVVDRQPGAALETSFANAGQISVSYCEPWANRDAPLKALKWMFDKEAPLLFRPQLDWDQWRWGLKFLAQCNDAAFERNVQQIVALGAYSHAALKDVVRATGIEYHRLERGIAHFYTDQKSFDAAGHAVEVMRRHGVQRRLVSRDELLQIEPAFRAYGDHITGGTYTSTDESGDARLFTQELARRCAERGVQFLYGHDVVRLNQAGGAIESVAVRARNTNAGGQKDQNLTAHAIVVACGTYSAPLLRTVGVDLPIYPGKGYSATFPLLRPEGAPLVSTIDDGKKIAMSRLGNVLRVAGTIELGGYDLSLDSPLARARCHMLSRRIEAILPGVCDTRTPEEGGDPQYWTGLRPATPTNIPFIGRTRVGKLWVNAGHGTLGWTHGAGSGKAVAELISGERPAMAFGFLGQGVAAGAAASAPVAA
- a CDS encoding NAD(P)H-dependent oxidoreductase, whose protein sequence is MPGMPSHTLFLTTSTREPGHVGNTEWLARQAAAALPADTVQTWLNLARMELPPFVDRRHTTGEYPAPTGDMKTLLEATLAATDIVFVAPVYWYSIPSPLKTYLDHWSGWMRIPGQPFKEPMAAKTLRLITTSGDRAKAQPMIDSVRLCAQFLAMPWGGALWGKGGSPGAVQSDAQALASAATFLIA
- a CDS encoding M14 family zinc carboxypeptidase, translated to MSAADRTPRGAAAAALPWLLPLGAALALALMGTRIWNPDLVGGARVPLGEGPATAQVTVPARMAGIQSAVIVQPRSPEAPLPQARTPERGVAPSHAGPGAPHKAAPAPAPAPSPPGTAAVGTAAAEPDTACPLLLPRLPGISKAQCQSAHLVPSGALSRNGIPLYWRDVPPAGLAPGTVPLRVLVVGAMHGDEPTAASLALRWIGFAETRLLPTRRPVHWRFIPALNPDGMLAKPATRVNARGVDLNRNFPTPNWERDAPIYWEKRTRRDPRRWPGPAALSEPESQFLHTQMAQFEPDLVVSIHAPYGVLDFDGPQPPPSRLGRLRLDQLGIFPGSLGHYGSVHLGLPVVTIELQHELRMPQDDEVRVMWRDLLRWMDEHLAVVDGQASPQK
- a CDS encoding alpha/beta fold hydrolase, which translates into the protein MALLPTFTTLGSGPTVLMLHDADGDHLTFAPQVETLATAGYRAVAWDMPGYGRSAPIEPYSFKGLANSCVQLLQALQCGPAVLVGHGLGAMIAIEVALREPSLVRRLVLCSGGPALDAHSLDEWVAPRLAELDAGQSMEQIAQRLVPRHIGTGALPEGVRLAGHAMGQVHRSAYRRALEALPTFARSAAELSRLHMPTLLLGGEQDRCTPPEALQALAQVLPDARHLDLPHVGHWPQLEDPDGFDGALLAFLAASERVLH
- a CDS encoding flavin reductase family protein, translated to MNSPLHRPIAARPPGFSTREFRDALGMFATGVTIVTARGPDGGLIGLTASSFNSVSLQPPLVLWSLAHKASTLTALSAGSHYAINVLAADQRALAERFASRGVDRWAGVAHQPGIAGAPVLDGAAAVFECFNRSQYVEGDHTIFVGEVERCSHRTGASPLLYHGGTFYTEHPLGAAPALQAEIRK
- the minE gene encoding cell division topological specificity factor MinE; this encodes MSLLSFLLGEKKKTASVAKERLQIILAHERNGRNASTPDYLPALQRELVAVISKYVSIHADDIKVHLERQDNLEVLEVKIELPDGVK